A region of Desulfolithobacter dissulfuricans DNA encodes the following proteins:
- a CDS encoding phytoene desaturase family protein, whose amino-acid sequence MADLQTNHQVDGAGMDLPASTRKGTTTSYQLVIIGGGLSGLAAGIRFARFGGRVLIVEQHAIPGGLNSYYFRNGVLLETGLHAMTNFARPGNKQAPLNRLLRQLKLSRKKFVTREQLGSEIVFPGVTLCFSNDLSLLAGEIERVFPEARDRFFDLVRWVESFDPFAPAPWRSTRAFLREKLNHPLLEDMLLLPLMVYGNAEEQDMDLAQFAIMFRALFLEGFFRPEHTIREFLHSLLAQYRRFGGEIRFRTRVQKLIRKGGTIRAVVLEDGEELACEAVLSTVGIPGTAKISGWDLERSRYIGRMSFMETISLLPAAARGSLKSDRTIIFYNMEDTLNYRRPGAPLDPSWGVICFPENFQGLEPGELFQIRVTNAANFDLWKEADRESYLQMKEKWARESAVSVRKIIGNYTQDVVYQDSFTPVTIERFTGKAAGAVYGSPVKIKDGRTPFANLFLAGTDQGYLGIVGSMLSGVSIVNQHLLRR is encoded by the coding sequence GTGGCTGACCTTCAGACAAACCACCAGGTCGACGGTGCGGGCATGGATCTGCCGGCGTCGACCAGAAAAGGCACCACCACATCGTATCAGCTTGTCATTATCGGCGGCGGCCTGTCCGGGCTCGCCGCCGGAATTCGTTTTGCCCGTTTCGGTGGCCGGGTTCTGATCGTTGAGCAGCACGCCATCCCCGGCGGGCTCAACTCCTATTATTTCCGCAATGGTGTGCTCCTGGAGACAGGTCTGCATGCCATGACCAATTTTGCCCGGCCCGGAAACAAACAGGCCCCCCTCAACCGCCTCCTCCGCCAGCTCAAACTCTCCCGGAAAAAATTTGTCACCAGGGAACAGCTGGGTTCCGAGATCGTTTTTCCCGGGGTAACGCTGTGCTTTTCCAATGATCTTTCTCTGCTTGCCGGAGAAATCGAGCGCGTCTTTCCCGAGGCAAGAGACAGATTTTTCGATCTTGTCCGCTGGGTGGAGAGCTTTGATCCCTTTGCACCGGCGCCCTGGCGCTCGACCCGCGCCTTTCTCAGGGAGAAACTGAACCATCCCCTGCTCGAAGACATGCTCCTGCTGCCGCTCATGGTCTACGGCAATGCCGAGGAGCAGGACATGGACCTGGCCCAGTTCGCCATCATGTTCCGGGCCCTGTTTCTCGAGGGTTTTTTCCGGCCCGAGCATACCATCCGGGAATTCCTGCACAGCCTGCTGGCACAGTACCGACGGTTCGGCGGCGAAATCCGTTTCCGGACCAGGGTACAGAAACTGATCCGCAAAGGAGGAACCATACGTGCTGTGGTGCTGGAAGACGGGGAGGAACTGGCCTGCGAGGCGGTCCTGTCCACGGTGGGTATTCCCGGGACGGCAAAAATTTCCGGTTGGGACCTGGAGCGATCCAGGTACATCGGCCGGATGTCCTTCATGGAGACTATTTCCCTGCTGCCCGCGGCCGCGCGCGGTTCTCTTAAAAGCGACCGGACCATTATCTTCTACAATATGGAGGATACCCTGAACTACCGCAGGCCCGGGGCGCCCCTGGATCCCTCCTGGGGCGTGATCTGTTTCCCGGAGAATTTTCAGGGGTTGGAACCGGGTGAGCTGTTTCAGATCCGGGTGACCAATGCGGCCAATTTCGATCTCTGGAAAGAGGCGGACCGGGAAAGCTACCTGCAGATGAAGGAAAAATGGGCCCGGGAATCGGCGGTATCGGTCCGGAAAATCATTGGGAATTACACGCAGGACGTTGTATATCAGGATAGCTTCACGCCGGTGACCATCGAGCGGTTCACCGGAAAGGCCGCCGGCGCAGTCTATGGCAGCCCTGTCAAGATCAAGGACGGGCGGACGCCCTTTGCCAATCTGTTCCTGGCCGGCACCGACCAGGGCTACCTTGGTATTGTGGGCTCCATGCTCTCCGGCGTGAGTATCGTCAATCAGCATCTGCTGCGCCGATGA
- a CDS encoding acyl carrier protein, with product MTRDEIKDMILEIIEDIDEDAEFDDLDPDKPLRDQLDLDSMDFLDIVMELRKRYQLQIPEEEYPELNTLNSCVNYLEPKLKDA from the coding sequence ATGACCCGTGATGAAATTAAGGATATGATCCTGGAGATCATTGAAGATATTGATGAAGATGCCGAGTTCGATGATCTTGATCCGGACAAACCGCTCCGGGACCAGCTGGATCTGGACTCCATGGATTTTCTCGATATTGTGATGGAACTCCGCAAACGATACCAGCTGCAGATTCCAGAGGAAGAATATCCTGAACTCAATACATTAAACAGCTGTGTCAACTACCTTGAACCGAAACTGAAAGACGCCTGA